One genomic window of Methanosarcina acetivorans C2A includes the following:
- a CDS encoding leucine-rich repeat protein — MQKKRFFVLTTIMLLLSIAMLAMPAVAIGEATITRTITPSEVSDGDTYNVTLTVSFNIDEDSIAIHEALPADWNLTEVDSGRYIWNTSEEDYTFLDFYGTANLTGVTDTITYSVTVPDGTVSGTYDYGPSYVAGESASEEEFAWTENTIGDNTVTVNGTILNIYSTALENTNPGAPDPGIPGFVGPNGDGKTDCGTVNPIFITWASTVVDYSPANQSITAGFSNPSLALGPVTGDNFNIVSLGDLDQDQINAGELPGSVTLGFDLPIANGEGPDLAVFENGFIATGTEKIFAELAYVEVSTDGIVFARFPSIFLTSGEVGGYGSIDPTDVYNLAGKHVNAYGDSWGTPFDLSTLAQAPEVLNGSVNLNSINYVRIVDIPGSGDFKDSRGNPIYDAWVTWGSGGLDLEAVGVINVGVVSAPVANFTPDVTSGTAPLTVHFNDESTGVIFDYAWDFNNDGIVDSTLQNPSFTYEAPGTYTVSLTVSNTGGSSTETKADYIVAALPDSPVADFSVDVTSGSAPLTVQFTDLTTNGPVSWAWDFESDGIIDSYEQNPSWTYNAAGNYTVTMTATNLVASDTVTRVNLTSVENLPPMADFSADPVATLIGCSVQFTDLSTNSPTSWQWDFNNDGTIDSTMQNPSYTYTTAGTYTVNLTVSNPAGSGDEVKTDYIVVKEQASHASDFTYTSDGSSITITEYTGSDGIVIIPAEIEGLPVTTIGASAFYGCSAPTTVTIPNSVTTIGDSAFQDCSALTTVSIPDSVTTIGDNAFMSCSALTTVNIPDSVTTIGNYAFQDCSALTTVTIGSGVTTIGTSAFQDCSALATVTIGSGVTTIGTSAFQDCSALTTVTIPDSVTTIGDSAFGGCSGLTIVTIGSGVTSIGGVTSSSSFVFSDCPTLIAIDVDTDNSAYASIDGILYSKDATTLIRCPLGKTGPVSVPNSVTTIERVAFSGCTGLTSVAIPDSITSIGDYAFSSCSALTAIDVDTDNSVYASIDGILYNKDITTLIRCPPGKTDPVTIPDSVTTIDVSAFSGCTGLTSVTIPDGVTSIGTYAFYGCSGLATVTIPDSVTTIDASAFRDCTALASVTIGNNVTSIGYYAFRDCSGLTTVTIPDSVTSIPSYAFSGCSGLTAVTIGSGVTSIGENAFSGCSALAAIDVDTDNSVYASIDGILYNKAITTLIQCPSGQTGSVTIPDSVTSIGRLAFLDCSAPIVMVFEGNAPTVATYWNYNCPNIAVYYYEGATGFTTPLWNGVPCYPALVAATGNFSSNIVYGSAPLTVEFTYTGVGANTFAWDFGNDGTVDSTARNPGYTYNVPGTYSVRLNVSNPWGSDSEVKTDYITIVEPVDNFTYISDGTSVTITGYTGPVGDVVIPSTIKGMPVTTISASAFKSNTNITSATTPDSVTSIGDNAFQSCSGLTTVTIGSGVTSIGDSAFYGCNALTSVTIGNNVTTIGTYAFRGCTALTSVTIPDSVTSIGTYAFYGCTYLTSVTIGNNVTSVGSSAFQDCSVLTSVTIPNSVTEIGSHAFRDCTTLTSVIIPDSVTSIGSSVFRDCSALTSVTVGNNVTSIGSSMFRDCTALTSVMFTGNAPDSVSSSWVDGCPDLVVYYYEGATGFTTPMWNGVACYPLAVAPVADFEADVISGIGPMIVNFTDLSTRSPDTWEWDFDNDGTVDSTEQNPSYTYTSAGTYTVNLTVANANGTDSELKTDYIIVSSTPAEPEPIAAFTANIIAGTAPLTVNFTDQSTGSPTAWAWDFDNDGNVDSSEQNPSYTYNAAGNYTVNLTVENAAGMDFELKTDYIEVSEASGSTVTLYFDPESSSVAENESTEINLVASNFPEGFSGYNLTIAIDDPAVAEIVDIEYPTWALITENSSLPWTSIYLKAVDGEDTVKEGGTDVVLATLTVSGKEKGSANLSIGVDRLDDDSGETIEPEFLTGKIEVTLLSPLPDQEYAPKDLNGDGLYEDLTGNGEFSFVDIVAYFHNMDWIEENMPVEYFDFNGNGRIDFDDVVDMFAMI; from the coding sequence ATGCAAAAAAAAAGGTTTTTTGTTCTGACAACAATAATGCTTTTACTTTCCATAGCCATGCTGGCCATGCCAGCTGTTGCTATCGGTGAAGCAACAATAACAAGAACGATCACTCCCTCAGAAGTATCTGACGGAGATACCTACAATGTAACCCTTACAGTTTCTTTCAACATCGATGAGGATTCCATCGCAATACATGAAGCCCTTCCTGCAGACTGGAATCTTACTGAAGTTGACAGTGGACGTTACATCTGGAACACTTCCGAGGAAGATTATACATTTCTGGATTTTTACGGCACAGCCAACCTCACCGGCGTCACTGACACCATAACCTACAGTGTCACAGTGCCCGACGGAACAGTATCCGGTACCTATGACTACGGACCAAGCTATGTTGCCGGTGAATCTGCAAGTGAGGAGGAATTTGCATGGACGGAAAATACCATAGGTGATAACACTGTGACCGTCAACGGGACCATCCTCAACATTTATTCTACTGCACTGGAGAACACCAATCCTGGGGCGCCAGATCCGGGAATACCAGGTTTCGTAGGTCCGAACGGTGACGGCAAGACCGACTGCGGCACCGTGAACCCTATATTTATAACCTGGGCCAGCACGGTCGTGGACTACTCTCCAGCCAACCAGAGCATCACGGCAGGATTTTCTAATCCGAGCCTCGCCCTCGGTCCGGTGACCGGCGATAACTTCAACATCGTCAGCCTGGGAGATCTCGATCAAGATCAGATAAATGCAGGCGAACTACCTGGATCCGTAACTCTCGGGTTCGATTTACCCATAGCTAACGGCGAAGGACCGGACCTGGCGGTTTTTGAAAATGGTTTCATCGCCACAGGCACGGAGAAAATATTCGCCGAGCTCGCTTATGTGGAGGTATCCACTGACGGCATCGTCTTCGCGCGCTTCCCCTCGATATTCCTGACTTCCGGAGAGGTAGGCGGATATGGAAGTATAGATCCCACCGATGTATACAACCTGGCAGGGAAGCACGTCAATGCTTATGGAGATTCCTGGGGTACGCCCTTCGACCTGAGCACCCTTGCGCAGGCACCCGAAGTGCTGAATGGGAGCGTGAACCTTAACTCCATCAACTACGTCCGCATCGTGGATATTCCGGGCAGCGGGGACTTCAAGGACTCCCGGGGCAATCCCATTTATGATGCCTGGGTGACCTGGGGTTCAGGCGGATTGGACCTGGAGGCGGTTGGCGTCATAAACGTTGGTGTGGTTAGTGCACCAGTGGCGAACTTCACCCCCGATGTGACCTCCGGGACCGCACCGCTTACGGTACATTTCAATGACGAGAGCACTGGCGTAATATTTGACTATGCCTGGGACTTCAATAACGATGGGATTGTGGACTCAACCTTACAGAACCCCTCGTTCACCTACGAGGCCCCCGGCACATACACTGTCTCACTGACGGTATCCAACACAGGCGGATCGAGCACCGAAACCAAGGCCGATTACATCGTCGCCGCCCTGCCGGACTCACCGGTAGCCGATTTCTCCGTTGATGTGACCAGTGGCTCCGCTCCCCTGACCGTGCAGTTCACTGACCTTACCACCAACGGACCGGTCAGCTGGGCCTGGGACTTTGAGTCCGATGGCATAATCGACTCGTACGAGCAGAATCCCTCCTGGACATATAATGCCGCTGGTAACTATACAGTGACTATGACAGCCACTAACCTGGTGGCTTCGGATACTGTCACCAGGGTCAATCTGACCTCCGTGGAAAATTTGCCACCGATGGCTGATTTCTCAGCTGATCCTGTGGCCACTTTAATAGGATGCAGCGTGCAGTTCACTGACCTGTCTACGAACTCTCCGACCTCCTGGCAGTGGGACTTCAACAATGACGGTACAATTGACAGTACGATGCAGAATCCGAGCTACACATATACGACCGCGGGAACATACACCGTCAATCTGACGGTGAGCAATCCTGCAGGAAGCGGTGACGAAGTCAAGACTGACTACATCGTCGTGAAAGAGCAGGCCTCTCATGCCAGTGATTTTACATATACCAGTGACGGCAGCTCTATCACCATCACTGAATACACGGGGTCGGATGGTATTGTCATCATACCCGCGGAGATCGAGGGACTGCCTGTCACTACTATCGGTGCCAGCGCGTTCTACGGCTGCTCTGCCCCGACAACTGTAACCATCCCGAACAGCGTCACAACCATCGGCGACAGCGCGTTCCAAGATTGCTCCGCTCTGACAACAGTGAGCATCCCCGACAGCGTCACAACCATTGGCGATAATGCATTCATGAGCTGCTCCGCTCTGACAACTGTGAACATCCCCGACAGCGTCACAACCATTGGCAATTATGCATTCCAGGATTGCTCCGCTCTGACAACAGTGACAATCGGTAGTGGCGTCACTACCATCGGCACCAGCGCGTTCCAGGATTGCTCCGCTCTGGCAACAGTGACAATCGGTAGCGGCGTCACTACTATCGGTACCAGCGCGTTCCAGGATTGCTCCGCTCTGACAACTGTAACCATCCCGGACAGCGTCACAACCATCGGCGACAGCGCGTTCGGCGGCTGCTCCGGACTGACAATAGTTACCATCGGCAGCGGTGTTACGAGCATCGGCGGGGTTACGAGCAGCAGCAGTTTTGTGTTCTCTGATTGCCCTACTCTGATTGCGATCGATGTTGATACCGATAACAGTGCGTATGCCAGCATCGACGGAATCTTGTACAGCAAAGACGCCACAACTTTGATACGATGTCCATTAGGAAAGACCGGTCCAGTATCCGTCCCGAACAGCGTCACAACCATTGAAAGGGTTGCGTTCTCTGGCTGCACCGGTCTTACCTCTGTGGCTATTCCGGACAGCATCACCAGCATAGGCGATTATGCGTTCAGTTCTTGCTCTGCTCTGACCGCGATCGATGTCGATACCGATAACAGTGTGTACGCCAGCATCGACGGAATCCTGTACAACAAGGACATCACAACTTTGATACGATGTCCGCCAGGAAAGACCGATCCTGTAACCATCCCGGACAGCGTCACCACCATTGATGTCTCTGCGTTCTCTGGCTGCACCGGTCTTACCTCTGTGACCATTCCGGACGGTGTCACCAGCATCGGCACCTATGCGTTCTACGGCTGCTCCGGACTGGCAACCGTGACCATCCCGGACAGCGTCACCACCATTGATGCCAGTGCGTTCCGTGACTGCACCGCCCTTGCCTCTGTGACCATCGGAAACAATGTAACCAGCATCGGCTACTATGCGTTCCGCGACTGCTCCGGACTGACAACAGTGACCATCCCGGACAGCGTCACCAGCATCCCAAGCTATGCGTTCAGTGGCTGCTCCGGACTGACAGCAGTAACCATCGGCAGCGGAGTCACCAGCATAGGTGAGAATGCGTTCTCTGGTTGCTCTGCTCTGGCCGCAATCGATGTCGATACCGATAACAGTGTGTACGCCAGCATCGATGGTATCCTGTACAACAAGGCCATCACAACGCTGATACAATGTCCCTCTGGACAGACAGGTTCTGTAACCATCCCGGACAGCGTCACCAGTATCGGGAGACTTGCGTTCCTCGACTGCAGTGCCCCGATTGTCATGGTGTTCGAGGGCAACGCGCCGACGGTAGCCACGTACTGGAATTATAATTGCCCTAATATAGCAGTCTACTACTACGAAGGGGCTACCGGCTTCACAACCCCGCTGTGGAATGGTGTTCCGTGCTACCCTGCTCTCGTCGCCGCGACCGGCAATTTCAGCTCGAACATCGTCTATGGCAGCGCACCGCTCACGGTAGAGTTCACCTATACGGGCGTGGGAGCGAACACGTTCGCCTGGGACTTCGGCAATGACGGCACGGTGGACAGCACGGCGAGGAACCCCGGTTATACCTATAATGTACCCGGTACCTACTCGGTCAGGCTGAATGTCAGCAACCCCTGGGGCAGCGACAGTGAGGTCAAGACCGACTACATCACCATAGTCGAACCGGTCGATAACTTTACCTATATCTCCGACGGCACCTCGGTGACCATAACCGGTTACACTGGTCCGGTCGGCGATGTCGTCATACCGAGCACGATCAAGGGCATGCCTGTTACAACCATCAGCGCCAGTGCGTTTAAGAGCAATACCAACATCACCTCGGCGACCACACCGGACAGCGTCACCAGCATAGGTGACAACGCGTTCCAAAGCTGCTCCGGACTGACAACAGTGACCATCGGCAGCGGAGTCACCAGCATCGGCGACAGCGCGTTCTACGGCTGCAACGCCCTGACCTCGGTGACCATAGGAAACAATGTCACCACCATCGGCACCTATGCGTTCCGCGGCTGCACCGCCCTTACTTCGGTGACCATCCCGGACAGCGTCACCAGCATCGGCACCTATGCGTTCTATGGCTGCACCTATCTTACCTCGGTGACCATCGGAAACAATGTCACCAGCGTCGGCAGTAGTGCGTTTCAGGACTGCAGCGTTCTGACCTCGGTAACCATCCCGAACAGTGTCACCGAAATCGGCAGCCATGCGTTCCGCGACTGCACCACCCTTACTTCGGTGATCATCCCGGACAGCGTCACCAGCATCGGCAGCAGTGTGTTCCGTGACTGCAGCGCTCTGACCTCGGTTACCGTAGGAAACAATGTCACCAGCATCGGCAGCAGTATGTTCCGCGACTGCACCGCCCTTACCTCGGTGATGTTCACGGGCAATGCTCCTGATTCTGTGAGCAGCAGCTGGGTGGATGGATGTCCCGACCTGGTGGTGTACTACTACGAAGGTGCCACCGGCTTCACCACACCGATGTGGAACGGCGTCGCCTGTTACCCGCTGGCAGTGGCACCGGTGGCGGACTTCGAGGCCGACGTGATATCAGGAATCGGCCCTATGATTGTGAATTTCACCGACCTGTCCACCAGATCTCCGGATACCTGGGAATGGGACTTTGATAACGACGGAACTGTGGACTCAACTGAGCAGAACCCCTCGTATACATATACTTCAGCCGGTACTTACACTGTCAACCTTACGGTTGCGAATGCAAACGGTACCGATTCCGAGCTAAAGACTGATTACATCATTGTATCTTCTACACCTGCAGAACCTGAACCGATTGCTGCTTTTACTGCTAATATAATTGCCGGAACTGCTCCTCTCACTGTGAATTTCACGGACCAGTCCACAGGTTCACCTACTGCCTGGGCATGGGACTTTGACAACGACGGAAACGTGGACTCAAGCGAACAGAACCCGAGCTACACTTATAATGCAGCCGGAAATTACACCGTAAATCTGACTGTAGAAAATGCCGCTGGCATGGACTTCGAGTTAAAAACGGATTACATAGAAGTTTCCGAAGCTTCCGGGTCAACTGTAACTCTCTATTTCGACCCGGAAAGTTCCTCAGTTGCAGAAAACGAATCTACTGAAATAAATCTCGTTGCAAGCAATTTCCCTGAAGGCTTTTCGGGCTACAACCTGACCATTGCTATCGACGACCCGGCTGTTGCCGAGATCGTGGACATCGAGTACCCGACCTGGGCTTTGATTACTGAAAACTCTTCCCTGCCCTGGACTTCAATCTACCTGAAGGCTGTTGACGGAGAAGATACCGTAAAGGAAGGAGGAACAGATGTTGTGCTTGCAACTCTTACGGTTTCTGGAAAGGAGAAAGGATCTGCGAATCTATCCATAGGAGTTGACCGTCTGGATGACGATTCAGGAGAAACTATAGAGCCAGAGTTTTTAACCGGAAAAATTGAAGTAACCCTTCTTTCTCCTCTTCCTGATCAGGAATATGCTCCAAAAGATCTCAATGGAGATGGACTATATGAAGACCTTACTGGGAACGGCGAGTTCAGTTTTGTGGATATTGTGGCGTACTTCCATAACATGGACTGGATAGAGGAAAATATGCCGGTGGAGTACTTCGACTTCAACGGAAATGGAAGGATAGACTTTGATGATGTGGTGGATATGTTTGCAATGATATAA
- a CDS encoding PGF-pre-PGF domain-containing protein, with the protein MLKKIAIIMTIFLISVQAVSAAEVGVGVSPGKMSFELNPGAQEEQLLYVINTGSESASYEINIDNSTYESWFSISPSSFTLQAGENKEVKVILAVPSSAETDVDCKILVYPTSGTEVMTGIRVPVHVDVVNSNSGSSSGGSSGGSSSSSSGGGGGSPEPASNVKVKEISQQFVTNGNHIKFEFPQNATPVTYIEFDAKKSAGKITTIVEELKEKSTLTPTEPEGNIYRYLNIWVGNEGFATPENIENSSVGFKVSKAWVTENEIDIDSITLQHFDDDIWNSLSAEKVDEDDEYFYFEAKTSGFSPFAITGQKTGYSTEVKADEEESGIQEMETRNSVESENEEENDAEASPGFCSILTGAGIIISAVIIVKRKRL; encoded by the coding sequence ATGCTTAAAAAAATTGCAATAATTATGACCATATTTCTCATATCGGTACAGGCTGTATCTGCAGCAGAGGTAGGAGTAGGAGTCAGCCCTGGAAAGATGAGTTTCGAGCTTAATCCCGGGGCTCAGGAAGAACAATTGTTATACGTGATTAATACTGGCAGCGAATCTGCAAGTTATGAAATCAATATCGATAATTCTACATATGAGAGCTGGTTCTCTATATCTCCCTCTTCTTTTACTCTCCAGGCCGGGGAAAACAAAGAAGTAAAAGTAATACTCGCTGTGCCTTCTTCTGCCGAAACTGATGTGGACTGTAAAATTTTGGTTTATCCAACTTCCGGAACTGAAGTGATGACCGGGATACGGGTCCCGGTCCATGTTGATGTGGTTAATTCCAATTCCGGCAGTTCTTCCGGTGGTTCTTCCGGTGGTTCTTCCAGCAGTTCTTCTGGCGGCGGTGGAGGTTCTCCCGAACCCGCCAGTAACGTTAAGGTAAAGGAAATTTCCCAGCAGTTTGTTACAAACGGAAATCATATTAAATTTGAGTTTCCGCAGAACGCCACTCCAGTTACTTATATAGAATTTGATGCCAAAAAGAGTGCAGGAAAAATCACCACTATTGTTGAAGAGTTGAAAGAAAAATCGACGCTAACTCCAACCGAACCCGAAGGAAATATTTATCGGTACCTGAATATCTGGGTAGGAAACGAAGGTTTTGCAACCCCGGAAAACATTGAGAATTCAAGCGTTGGTTTCAAGGTAAGCAAAGCTTGGGTCACAGAAAATGAGATTGATATAGATTCAATCACTCTCCAGCACTTTGATGATGATATATGGAATTCACTTTCGGCTGAAAAAGTGGATGAAGATGATGAATATTTCTATTTCGAGGCTAAAACTTCCGGTTTCTCTCCATTTGCCATAACCGGACAGAAAACTGGATATTCAACTGAAGTCAAAGCAGATGAAGAAGAATCCGGTATTCAAGAAATGGAGACCAGAAATTCTGTTGAAAGTGAAAATGAAGAAGAAAATGATGCGGAAGCCAGTCCCGGATTTTGCTCTATTCTCACAGGAGCGGGAATTATAATTTCTGCTGTAATAATAGTAAAGAGAAAGCGTTTATGA
- a CDS encoding PQQ-binding-like beta-propeller repeat protein, with amino-acid sequence MNLNVKIKFIPVILFFLFILLLSSTTMASNNTDTWSQFHKDVAHTGFSSGEAPDTDKLLWVSDPIWAIPSSSPVIADGKVFVKCGVDHAPDSMSTNPDELRIVTIDEFTGNVISSDEIGLVTPCWSSLCYDNGKIWYGRADALNGGAMVADGKVFDSDGESHHYYCRDAETEEELWNFTVTGVAIGTPAYCEGKVYMTSGPLFSSPGHVYCVDAENGDELWNQTLSYEAGGSPAVSEGVVYATTYDGNLYALDAEDGSILWSETVPSTDVSTTPAIAYGNVYISGGCPGFSTIETYCFDATTHELVWNTSAEDKIGGWTASVAVADGMVFVGKYAEDDYFGYADTYALDAYTGDVVWSYPSGGASPAISDGILFTIGADGRVYAFADPEEVLPSVSIKCNMSDLDFGSLASGERSVVHLNITNAGNSNVTISAEPEEGNTQLYNDSLFLGSNFWNQYSQLISSLNTEEVELVLDVPAGYEGELDQAGESLIFWGEEV; translated from the coding sequence ATGAATCTGAATGTAAAAATAAAATTTATTCCAGTTATTCTGTTTTTTCTGTTCATTTTATTACTTTCCTCAACAACCATGGCTTCTAACAATACCGATACCTGGAGCCAGTTCCATAAAGACGTTGCACACACCGGTTTCTCCTCGGGTGAAGCTCCTGATACTGATAAACTGCTCTGGGTAAGCGATCCTATCTGGGCAATTCCCAGCTCTTCGCCTGTTATAGCTGACGGGAAAGTCTTTGTCAAGTGTGGAGTAGACCACGCTCCCGACTCGATGTCAACAAATCCCGATGAATTAAGGATAGTGACCATTGATGAATTTACGGGCAATGTAATTTCTTCCGACGAAATAGGTCTGGTTACACCCTGTTGGTCTTCTCTTTGCTATGACAACGGAAAGATATGGTATGGACGGGCGGATGCTCTCAACGGTGGGGCAATGGTTGCAGATGGGAAAGTATTCGATAGTGATGGAGAATCTCACCATTATTACTGTAGGGACGCCGAAACCGAAGAGGAACTCTGGAACTTTACAGTTACCGGGGTTGCCATTGGCACACCAGCTTATTGCGAAGGAAAGGTTTACATGACAAGCGGGCCACTCTTTAGTTCTCCGGGTCACGTTTACTGCGTCGATGCGGAGAATGGGGACGAGCTCTGGAACCAGACGCTATCTTACGAGGCAGGCGGGTCTCCTGCAGTTTCTGAGGGGGTTGTCTATGCAACCACTTACGACGGAAATCTTTACGCCCTGGACGCCGAAGACGGTTCAATCCTCTGGAGTGAAACCGTTCCAAGCACCGATGTTTCTACCACCCCGGCTATTGCTTACGGTAATGTCTATATCTCGGGTGGATGCCCCGGATTTAGCACAATCGAAACTTACTGTTTCGACGCAACAACCCATGAACTGGTCTGGAATACTTCTGCCGAAGATAAGATCGGGGGCTGGACCGCATCAGTTGCGGTTGCAGATGGTATGGTTTTTGTAGGAAAATACGCCGAAGATGATTACTTCGGATACGCTGACACATATGCTCTCGATGCTTATACAGGGGATGTAGTCTGGAGTTATCCCTCTGGGGGCGCTTCACCTGCAATTTCCGACGGGATACTCTTCACAATTGGAGCTGACGGACGGGTCTATGCCTTTGCCGACCCTGAAGAAGTTTTGCCATCGGTTTCTATCAAGTGCAATATGTCCGATCTTGATTTTGGGTCTCTGGCTTCTGGCGAGAGAAGCGTCGTACACCTGAATATCACTAATGCCGGAAACTCTAATGTGACCATTTCAGCCGAACCTGAAGAAGGCAACACTCAGCTGTACAATGATTCGCTCTTCTTAGGGTCCAATTTCTGGAACCAATATTCACAGCTGATCTCAAGCCTAAACACGGAAGAAGTGGAACTCGTGCTTGATGTGCCTGCCGGATACGAAGGAGAGCTGGATCAAGCAGGAGAAAGTTTGATTTTCTGGGGGGAGGAGGTATAA